In Archangium violaceum, the following are encoded in one genomic region:
- a CDS encoding DEAD/DEAH box helicase, which produces MVTLDTPRAPLAALLPDRSQGPLDSDEILSRFVGWVESTGLSLYPAQEEAILELLGGKHLFLKTPTGSGKSLVAMALHFKAMAEGKVSFYTCPIKALVNEKFFALCEAFGPENVGLLTGDAAINREAPILCCTAEILANLALRDAMLRADYVVMDEFHYYADRERGIAWQIPLITLPTTTFLMMSATLGDTHLIEERLQEFSGREVVSVRSAQRPVPLDFEYRETPLHETIQELIRQNKAPIYLVNFSQRAAAEQAQNLMSVDFSTKEDKEAIRQALLEAPFDTPYGKDFQRFLRHGIGMHHAGLLPKYRLLVEKLAQTGLLKVISGTDTLGVGVNIPIRTVLFTQLFKFNGEKLATLSVRDFQQIAGRAGRKGFDTQGSVVAQAPEHVIENVKIAQKEAKGGKRLPRKPPPQKGFVNYDKSTFERLQTGLPEPLESRFEVTHGFLLNLLQSEMVGGAEGYQRLVRLIFRSHGSDYIKRRNLKEAAACFRTLRNAGLVIVQKGQEGSGATVTVAPGLQRDFSLNQTLSLYLLDTLNKLDHEAETYALDVLTLVESILENPEVVLYAQLHELKGQKINELKAQGMEYDQRMEELEKLEWPKPNRDFIYTTFNAFAEKHPWVGAENIRPKSIMRDMYERYMSFHDYVREYGLQRSEGVLMRYLGDAYKALTQTVPERYRNQEVNEIIDWMRAMIRHVDQSLLDEWERMKNPGEVVVRRAEAPERRPTDLTDDPRAFAAHVRNELHRLLRALGYRRYADALALLRLEAGGEDWTVAKLEAAMAPYFEANGSVVLTPQARRPANTFLKETGPRQWEAQQRILDPEGHGDWMLDCVIDLTGRKVDDGPLLTLRRIGT; this is translated from the coding sequence ATGGTCACGCTCGATACCCCCCGTGCGCCGCTGGCGGCGCTGCTGCCCGACCGCTCGCAGGGCCCCCTGGACTCCGATGAGATCCTCAGCCGTTTCGTCGGCTGGGTGGAGTCCACCGGCCTGTCCCTCTACCCGGCGCAGGAGGAGGCCATCCTCGAGCTGCTGGGGGGCAAGCACCTGTTCCTCAAGACGCCCACCGGCTCGGGCAAGTCGCTGGTGGCCATGGCGCTGCACTTCAAGGCCATGGCCGAGGGGAAGGTGTCCTTCTACACCTGCCCCATCAAGGCGCTCGTCAACGAGAAGTTCTTCGCCCTGTGCGAGGCCTTCGGTCCGGAGAACGTGGGCCTGCTCACCGGTGACGCGGCCATCAACCGCGAGGCCCCCATCCTCTGCTGCACGGCGGAGATCCTCGCCAACCTGGCGCTGCGCGACGCCATGCTGCGCGCGGACTACGTGGTGATGGACGAGTTCCACTACTACGCGGACCGCGAGCGCGGCATCGCCTGGCAGATTCCGCTCATCACCCTGCCGACGACCACGTTCCTGATGATGTCGGCGACGCTGGGCGACACGCACCTCATCGAGGAGCGGTTGCAGGAGTTCAGCGGCCGCGAGGTGGTCAGCGTGCGCAGCGCGCAGCGCCCGGTGCCGCTGGACTTCGAGTACCGCGAGACGCCGCTGCACGAGACCATCCAGGAGCTCATCCGCCAGAACAAGGCGCCCATCTACCTGGTGAACTTCTCGCAGCGGGCGGCGGCCGAGCAGGCGCAGAACCTGATGAGCGTGGACTTCTCCACCAAGGAGGACAAGGAGGCCATCCGGCAGGCGCTGCTGGAGGCGCCCTTCGACACGCCCTACGGCAAGGACTTCCAGCGCTTCCTGCGGCACGGCATCGGCATGCACCACGCGGGCCTGCTGCCCAAGTACCGGCTGCTGGTGGAGAAGCTGGCGCAGACGGGCCTGCTCAAGGTCATCAGCGGCACGGACACGCTGGGCGTGGGGGTGAACATCCCCATCCGCACGGTGCTCTTCACGCAGCTCTTCAAGTTCAACGGCGAGAAGCTGGCCACGCTGAGCGTGCGCGACTTCCAGCAGATCGCCGGCCGCGCGGGCCGCAAGGGCTTCGACACGCAGGGCAGCGTGGTGGCGCAGGCGCCCGAGCACGTCATCGAGAACGTGAAGATCGCCCAGAAGGAGGCCAAGGGCGGCAAGCGCCTGCCCCGCAAGCCTCCGCCGCAGAAGGGCTTCGTCAACTACGACAAGAGCACCTTCGAGCGGCTGCAGACCGGTCTCCCCGAGCCGCTGGAGTCGCGCTTCGAGGTGACGCACGGCTTCCTCCTCAACCTGCTGCAGAGCGAGATGGTGGGCGGCGCCGAGGGCTACCAGCGGCTGGTGCGGCTCATCTTCCGCTCGCACGGCTCGGACTACATCAAGCGGCGCAACCTGAAGGAGGCGGCGGCCTGCTTCCGCACCCTGCGCAACGCGGGGCTGGTGATCGTCCAGAAGGGGCAGGAGGGCTCGGGCGCGACGGTGACGGTGGCGCCGGGGCTGCAGCGCGACTTCTCGCTCAACCAGACGCTGTCGCTGTACCTGCTGGACACGCTCAACAAGCTGGACCACGAGGCGGAGACGTACGCGCTGGACGTGCTGACGCTGGTGGAGTCCATCCTGGAGAACCCGGAGGTGGTGCTCTACGCCCAGCTGCACGAGCTCAAGGGCCAGAAGATCAACGAGCTGAAGGCCCAGGGCATGGAGTACGACCAGCGGATGGAGGAGCTGGAGAAGCTCGAGTGGCCCAAGCCCAACCGGGACTTCATCTACACCACCTTCAACGCCTTCGCGGAGAAGCACCCGTGGGTGGGCGCGGAGAACATCCGGCCCAAGTCCATCATGCGCGACATGTACGAGCGGTACATGTCCTTCCATGACTACGTGCGCGAGTACGGCCTGCAGCGCAGCGAGGGCGTGCTGATGCGCTACCTGGGGGATGCCTACAAGGCGCTCACCCAGACGGTGCCCGAGCGCTACCGCAACCAGGAGGTCAACGAGATCATCGACTGGATGCGGGCGATGATCCGCCACGTCGACCAGAGCCTGCTGGACGAGTGGGAGCGGATGAAGAACCCGGGCGAGGTCGTCGTGCGCCGGGCGGAGGCGCCGGAGCGCCGCCCGACGGACCTCACGGACGACCCGCGCGCCTTCGCCGCGCACGTGCGCAACGAGCTGCACCGGCTGCTGCGGGCGCTCGGGTACAGGCGCTACGCGGACGCGCTGGCACTGCTGCGGCTGGAGGCGGGAGGGGAGGACTGGACGGTGGCGAAGCTGGAGGCGGCGATGGCCCCCTACTTCGAGGCGAACGGGAGCGTGGTGCTCACCCCGCAGGCGCGCCGGCCGGCCAACACCTTCCTCAAGGAGACGGGTCCGCGGCAGTGGGAGGCGCAGCAGCGCATCCTCGATCCCGAGGGCCATGGCGACTGGATGCTCGACTGCGTCATCGACCTGACCGGGCGCAAGGTGGACGACGGTCCGCTGCTCACCCTGCGCCGGATCGGCACGTGA